The Engystomops pustulosus chromosome 2, aEngPut4.maternal, whole genome shotgun sequence genomic interval tcgcacacagagacagtcagtgagtcAGCAGATATGAGTTGCTGACTGTCCGAAACTGGTGagggcccctttaaaagtgaaagtggtgagGGCTTCAGGGCGTGCACCGCGGAAGCCCCTCCTTTCTTCCGGCCCTGACTATTAGTAGGAGCTTCTTGGAAAGGTGGCATAATGTAAGATAAATTTGGGTACTGGGTATGGGtgggaaacacaattatttttagTAGTTAAGTATTAAGGGACTTAAAGGgcattttcatttaatttaaatcatttgccttatgtaaacatttcttcaattggatgtcctcagggcaaggacctcaaggtagttttctccgaaatactacctgtaccacgtgccacaccaaaaAGGCAGCGGGAAATCAGGGagataaataagtggctcaaaagttggtgtaggaaggagggttttgggttcatggagaactgggctgacttttctgtcggctacaggctctacagtagggatgggctgcacctcaatggggagggtgcagctgttttgggggggggggggaaatggctagaaggttggaggagtgtttatactagagacctggggggagggcaactacacttgagcagggcaaaaagacagtgtagatagagagctgggaagagtcatagtccatgggggaggaaggggggctggaatgagattggggaataagtacaaaaggaatacggacagggaaaaccataaaaagtgcatgtacacaaatgccagaagcctcacaaacaaaatggaggaactggaactcttaatgttggagcacaaatatgatatagtgggtatcagcgagacatggctggacagtagctatgactgggctgttactatagatggttaaagtctttttagaaaggatcgtataaataaaaaagggggaggggtttgttttttatgtgaaatcttgctaaagccgtcctgcgagatgacatcagtaacgcaaatgaaaatgtggagtccctatgggtggagataaggggagggaaaaagaataataaaatattactaggggtttgttataaggctccaaatataatggaggcagcagaggaaatgctgataagtgaaatggatgcggcttcaaagcacagggaagtacttatcatgggggacttcaattacccagatattgactgggtggcagaaacctgcaggtccttcaaaggtagcaggtttttgttgaCAAGAAAAGACATTTACCTGTCGctactagtcctggagccaacaagaggggggcagtGCTGAACAggttacaggttggggggaaccttgGTAATAGTGACCATAACATCATTGActttgtattacactttactaagaatgttagtggaggggcaaccagCATAataaaattttcagcaactaagggcagaccttataggcataaacagggacaatggggctcatttactaagggtctgcggacttttgtcggatattccaacgttttcggggattgcacggctgggacaAGCATTtgtaaggggattgtgtcgcacacgatcagattttgttgCAACGGtctcggctttcatgcaacagaaatctggggccgggccatcggacgatccgactgattcggactgagcgagggatttaactttaaagttgtgtcacaagacatgtagttacatacactgggaagatgaaggtgaactccggcagacctgagcggggagcgacacatgcaggatttagggcgcacaatctaagtgaatcacagcacaatgcattccggatcagggaacgtgccatggacgggtaagtaaatgtgcgacACGACAAGTGACtgtactgtgccccccacatatatcatatatacccctcacaccacaactgactacactgtgcccccacatatatcatatatacccctcacaccacaactgagcacACTATGCCCCCCACGTATatcatatataaattacaccctatCTGTCCGCTACACATTGGCTCCTCTGTATGCAAATTACCCCCCCCTGACCCCTatacatttgctgcctctgcctgtttatatatatatagattacaacccccccctgtcccctatacagtggctcctttaTATACAAATTACACCCCCTGTCCCCTATATAGTGTCtgcctatatataaattacaccccgatgtcccctatacagtggctcctttatatataaattacaccccctgtcccctatacagtggctcctttatatataaattacaccccctgtcccctatacagtggctcctttatatataaattataccccctgtcccctatacagtggctcctttatatataaattacaccccctgtcccctatacagtggctcctcaaCCTATAAATTACACaccctgtcccctatacagtggctcctctatataaattacataccctgtcccctatacagtggctcctcaaCATATAAATTACACacccctgtcccctatacagtggctcctctttataaattacacccccctgtcccctatacagtgactcctctatataaattacacccccctgtcccctatagagtggctggctatatataaattacacccccccccccccccccgtcttctTTACTGAACCCTTTtataacagtaaaataataaaggttCACTTACCTTTCCAGACGATCCCCCGCAGCGCTGACAGGATGATCTGCAGTcggctcttctcctccctgcagtgTGGAGACACAGACAGTGCGATCTATCAGTCATAGATCGTCCATCTGTGGAGGACAGAAAGTGCAGGGAGAGGCCGCTCTGCCCACACTTTTGCCTCTCTATGGTATCAGTGCCTTAAAGGCACAGGCACCATATACCATGTGCTTGTCAGTATGGGGCTGCTAATAGCTTTTAGCAGCCCCATACTTAGCAGCTGATATCCGTAGGGCTCCTGGAGCCCTGTGTGCAGGGCCGGATCTACAGCCCCAGATGCCAGGGTCCCCATAGAGAGAGGACTGATCCCGGGGGCTCGGCGCAAGTGCTCCAGGAGCACCAATGTAGATCCGGCCCTGGCTACCACActgggtcattaaaggggttatccgggttttaaaaattagtgagggccaggctggggaaggctatttaaaaataataaacatccacttacctcTTCCggagccgccgatgtcccgcgccgcggtcccttcgatccgtgcccctgtttgtttacaggggcacggaagccgcgcacagggagcttccggtccacgatgtggccgggtcctcccatccgtccctatctctcagcgttgtaagcgctgggagatggtgtcagatgggagcttctggcgaggtgagtacatgtttattatgtttaaattgcCCGCCCCAAAGACCTATGATATAGATGGTGCTGGtagaggtttattaggtcaatttctgcagaAATATTACCTTTAAGGTTGTTTTTTGGAAGATTAATAGTCTGGTAGGACAGTAGTAGCCACCAGTAATAAAACTTTTACTAGCAAAGTTATCAAGAATGAGGGACTGTTGCTGTGCAACGGAGTATGATAAATGCCCCTCTGGCAGCGCCGGATACTGGAACATCTTCATGCTTtaaaattgtggcgcacgttccaACTGTTTACCGGAACACCCCTTTtaggacacaaaactggtgcaaacatttcatatatacatgtgcagacagtttgcacgttctttctagtgtaaagtcagacataaaactggTACAAACACCATGGGCAATAAGTTGAAACgtcattattttttaaataaaaaacaccttgtttttacaatggatttaaaaggaatgctctatcttttttatttCCTGCTGTAGTCTTCAAACAGAAACCTACTACAGCAGTTATGTTGTGATGTGTTGTGTTGTGCTCAGTgaggagatctcacacaccagtgcatcagagtgctccaaatccagctacagtcctggaatgtaaatgcatttttcacagtcctgctgctactaacacacacacagGTATGGTTACACCAGGGCCAAAACCTATTACTCCctgtagctttgtatggtcaaaactgctgacagtagATATGATTAAAAAGAATCTATGATACTATCCATCATGTAATGATATTCCCTACAGTGAACTAATTTGAATACTAATGAATAAATTTGAAAACTAATGATGATTTCATAGAAATGTCCAAtaacatgtggaaagccccccaccATTCAGCCATCATACAGAAAAGGCAGCGTTTTAAGAAtgtaaaagttttatttaaaaGCTAAATTGTTTCTTGTTTGCATAAAAATAGAACGGCTTTTACAAAAAGACATCTTATTGCATTGTGCCCTTGATTTCTTGGTTTTGTCCTAAAAGACATTTACATTGTCACCTTCTGGataaatatcataaaataatGTCTGTACCGTTATACAAAAGGTAAGgatgcatggaaaaataaaatcgcTATCCAATGCCACTTTTATAGTACAACAAATGTTCCACTTGCTAACCAGTCACAAGTCACATAGGGGTAACAGCTGGATCCAAGGGTATGAAACTAGATAGATTCCTCAAAGAAAAAGTTTTGCTTAGTTAAGAACATTATCCGTCCATAGGTTGAGCCCGGTATTGGTATTGCATCCACCATCTTATCAATGTTGTTGAGCACAGCTTATAGGAACATAGGCACTTTTTCAGGAAAAATAGACATTTTACTAACCTTAACTTCTTTGGATAAGTCAACAATATCAAATGGGGGTCCTAATATCTGACACCATAGAATGGAACTGAAAATTCAGACTTTTTTTAGGTGTTTAAGCTTGGCTCACCAAGAACAGTTGAATgaagggggtgcagggtgtagggCTCCCACCGACTTGATATTGATGAACAATCCTCAGGTAAAATCATTAATTTCAATAAGCACCAAAACTTTAACAACATCTCTTGAAGCATAACTAATTTTTTTGACAAAATGTTATAAATCAACAGTGCAAATGATAATAGTAAATATTGCAATATACTTTcttaaagaaatctgttcctgtgcccttcttttccctctgcctttcttccttatttaagtagtttgtgtaaatcagctttctgtcctgtatccactgacagctgagagataaagggacCTGATATAATGACACTTTACAGACCCTGGATAGTGTAATCTCCTCAGACAGCTGAATCATCAAAGAAAATATTTTCAGGTTATGGAAAAAGTTCATCATTATCTGTCTGATAATAAgtttttcagatacactgctcactacaggagaaaaaagCAGAAAAATGGCAAAGAGAAGCTGCTGTACTTAATGAAGTGTATTACAAagagtattattatctgctagaTTAAACTCTGAAACACAAATCATTTGCTTCAAAGGTTTGGCTACACTTTAAAAGGAAAAAGAATTATTGGCCTTTATTCTTCTTatatcataataattattataataagaaGAAATAATTAAatggaaaatataatatttttacaaCTAAATTATCTTCAATCTATTGCTCTCCAATGTACTAGTGAGTCCTCTGGTATCATGCGATAAATCTGTCCGTGTAATATCCAGCAATAATATAATAAGAAGGGCCCTGAATAACCTCCTAGAACAGAGTAGGGCACCAGGAGTCTACATGTATATGTGGCAATGGGTTCTACTTCCATGTTGTTGCTTTGCAGTGCAATCATGTGATATGTCCATCCCTTGTCACTGACAACACTTGGACTTATTCTTCTTTGTGCTTTGGTACAAGTTGCTGTCATTGCTGTTTATTCCTAAGAAAAAAATGAGAAATTAATTGTTAAAATTTTACAGAGAAtcaatacattggggcttatttacgacatttttgggatttgtgacagcgatttagaaggggattgtgtcgcacgcaatcagattttggtgcaggggTGTCAGCTTtcctgcaacagaaattgggggggtaggggggccgtcggacaatccgactgattcagactgagtgtgggatttaatattcaaattgtgtcgcatgcaccgcaaatgcacttacatgcactgggaagaagatggtgaactccgttggacctgagcggggaagtgacacaagcaggatatcgggtgaatcgcggcacactgcattgtcgtcggacaatgaacTTTCGGGAACTcagagggactgggtaagtaaatgtgccccattgaattgtCAGTACACACTTAGTTGCTACAGGTCTATGTAAAATAATTACTGAAGCCTCTAACGTGAATTTTAGAGCTTGTGGGCCCAAAAGCCATGAGGTTTCAATCAGATGCTCTTTCCCATATAAGGAGACTGGTTCTCTAAATATACGTTATGTTTTGGGGACCGGGTATACATTTCACTTTGGAGCCCAGCAGTTATGCTTCTGAAAGTGTTTATGTGCCTATCCTGTTagaatacaatttttttaatagCCGAGTCCAATACTTTGCTTAATCTGATGAAATATAAATAACTCTATATCAATTGAAGATGTGTCATGGGTCATGCGACTATACATCAATGTATCATGAAGCGACCACCAGCATACTTACTCACTACATCTCCTATCCTTCGTGCATTCGTTTTTTCGAGCTCGGCTAGTACACTGGACTCAAATGTTAAGGAGGCCACTCGGAAAAAGAATTCCTTCACATTTTCTCCTGGAATAACATACAATACGTttagataattaaaaaaaaaaaataaaggtaaacatTTTGAAGCAGCAGTTCTCAAAAACGAtaagaaaagttctacaattttccaatatactttctctctcaattcctcactgttttctagatctctgctgttgttctgtaggaagcttcactgtttacttcctatggataGGAGCttgtccccggtcatgtgatgtcacacaggtgcacggctcgttataacacacagctctgattactctctgtgatataatgaactgtgcacctgtgtgatatcacatgatcagggaatcCACTGAaactaaacaatgaagcttcctacagaatgacagcaagcagaggtcttgaaaacagtgaggaattgataaagaaggtataatggaaaattaGAAGATTTTACATTAAACAAACAGTATATACTTGATGAAATGGGACTTTTAAGTGACTGAAGATTCCAGAGTTTGTATCCTAAAGTGACAACTTATGCCTGTGTCCCACAATTTCTAAATCAGCAGAATATATTTTTTCAATGGAACCCACTACATGGGATGTCCCAGTCTATAGAACTTTTAGCCCTGGAATGGATCTATGAAGTATCCAGGAATAATATCAGACATTTATGTTCTATCTACACAGacatgatgggggagatttatcatacgctggtgtaaGATGGAAGCCCCACTTCCTTAGGTCTCCTCATGTACCCAGTGCATGGCTGCGCCAGCTGCTATTatataagccctgataaatgtccctcaatGTTATTGGGCGTGAACAGCCCTCTATGGCTTAGTGACAAATTTGAATTTTCCTGTGCTCATTTTAATATAACACTAGGGTTAGTAGACAAATAGAAGTAAACTACTGTAAAAAGAAATTATATGTTTAATTTTCCCATGGACTTACAGGGAACTTGACAGTAAAGCCTCATGTACACGAtcgttatgggggctgtgatctggatgCCAAAGTtgtgaccagatcacggcccccacagAAATCAATGGCACcaggtcacagtgcagtgagcacactgtttctccccacaccatgaccgagCTGGGCCGACATGCaaaatatgggacatgtcctatattttgccgctTTActtatcctggaaaacatatttgcatatttcccttaatcccccagtggagcatcaatggctgtaagtttcCACACGCCTGTGTCAATGAAAGGGGGACTTTTGCTCCCTGACCCTAGTCGAAGGCCTTTCACTTAGCcacaccagttccctacactgtattgAAGAGAAGCAACCAGGTGGAAACATTtctgtctacagttaggaatctgttcCATCAAATAGATATACCTTTTTGGATTTAATCCCacctcatgtcattaggcttcctgaaagtcgtgCTTGaagttaagggagctgccttacaaggtagctaagaggcattgTTTTTGTTGTCCCATCCTGCATATTTCCCTTATTTTGCCGTTTACAGCAGCAGCTGCTCGGatttctatgaagaggggagagcGAAGGAGCGCCCCTCCTTTCCCTCCTTGAGATTCCAAGTGGTACATGTGTGGGTCTGGTGACCTGAATCTGCCAGGTCTGCTGTACTGACCTCACCTTCACTTGAGGACTCCAATCTTTACCACCTGGAATCTTTGGAAGACGATCCCTGACTCATGTAGGGTAAAAAGGTTTAACCCCAGCGACAGGAGGCATGCTGCTAGTTTAGGGGCCCCAAACCTACTGATAGATTCCCTGTTACTAATACTAGTAGTAAGTACTACTAGACATCATACCATTCTGGCAGAAAGGTGCAAAGCCATGACCTAGAGGATTATAGTAAGGAAACAACAAATCCAGTTAAATGATTAACTTCCTATGCCTGACCAGTAAAATTTCCACATTCAAGACATTTCCAATGTAAATTATTAACAATCTCAATGGAAAAATGTAATTGTGTTCCATTTAACATTTTAAATTCTGAAAATTTACAGCAGCCACACGGCCAGAGGCAGCAATAGTCATTTCTATTGGGGTGATGCCTCCTATTGTAATCCTAACTGTGATTTACATAAGGTGACTGTATTTTTATGATTTGTATTATAGTGACatgcaaacattaaaaaaaaaactaattgtttAACCATAAAAACTTGGTTAAATAAGTCATTGATTGGTGACACCGTCCCTTTAAAGGTAATTTCCAATTTTATACCAAAAGCCCTGGGGGACCTGGCCGGGCTCTTCCCTCACCAGCTAGGCCAGAAGGGTCAGAAGTCACGTGACTTCTCATTAGCTACTGACACTGGGGGgcccacaaaaatcttccagtaagtatgtaacctggggacttcctgtatattgATAATTATCATTAtccatacatttttaaatatggaCATAAGTGTCTTGCATTTAACCTTCTAAATAAGATGGCATAGACCTACCTGTTAATGAGGACATGGACCAATATTCTGCCTGCATTTCTTTTGCCACCTTCAAGGCGTCCCGTTCCATGAGCGCATACTGAGAGGGGGACTGTAGGGAGACAAGATCAGATATTTAGATTATGCTTCTAATGTTCAATGGTATCTACGGTACATATAGATAAAATGTGAAAAGTTGAATGCCCATTACTTGTTTTGCATTACACTTTAGACAGTGGCATCAAGATAAAATTATTGTATAGTCGTTGAGATGCAACAACTACTGACTCCATCAATCTGCCAAACATTAAGGGGGGGCAGTGCTTTCAGAAATTAAAGAGGCTATTTAGGTTAATCAAATTAACAGTGTATTCTTTGAGTATACAATCAGTATTAGATTGGCAAAGGTTTGACCCTCAGCGAGCTAATGGCCTAATGCTGTTGTAAATCATTACTTACAATGAGATCCTTCTTGGAACCAACCAGGAATAGTAACACCGATGAAGGGTCATTTTCCTTTAGAGCATCCTGAAGCCATTGTCTGTAACGTAAAACCAGTTATAGGCAATTCTATAGAAGCATTATAGTATTTTCCATATGTAGCTAGACAGCTGTTATGTATGGAGTTCACTTACTTAGTATGTTCTAATGATGAAATATCGTTCAGATCAAAGGTTATAACTATGGCTGGAAGACAGAAAAAGCTTGTGTTAGCATATGGTGGAGAACATGCTTAATGAAGTTTTGGAAACTTCATTAAATAAGTTGAAAATAATGTGACTTAAAGAAGCCAAACAAGTGCATTGCCAAATGAGTCCAATATATTTAATGTTACAGATTATATTTTTTTGCTGTGAAGTAATGGAATATGCGTGTCCCTGtgtacttaaagggcacctaccaccacaaatctacctataaaggtagattgggtggtaggtggatcaatgggacgtgaggatagcccttttaagggctaatcctcacgtccccacacttttttgataacttttattacacatatattcaaatttacttatgcggctactggggcgtggagtagccgcatctgaggttacacgaggcagctactccacgccccggtagccactttacccctcctactcacccacttcgtccggcgatcctgccgtctgcgcatacgcagaagagcaggcccgcgcctgcgcggtcactgctccgaaacaggcgcgggtctGCTCTTCTGAGCTTGTCTGCCCTTCTTCTGCTCTtctgcgtagctgcgcgccgaagatgggtgagtaggaggggtaaagtggctaccggagcgtggagtagccgcctcgtgtaacctcagatgcggctactccacgccccagtagccgcataagtaaatttaaatatatatgtgtaataaaagttatcaaaaaagtgaggggacgtgaggattagcccttaaaagggctatcctcacgtcccattgatccacctaccacccaatctacatttataggtagatttgtggtggtaggtttcctttaaagaggagctgtcacctgAAAAAgcggcttactaaagtaagcagctcctagtgctacaacagatgcagcagtgttacaccgctagtgttatcggaaaccaCTGATAACGCTAGCATACACAGCTGCGCTGCACAATAGAAAACGCAGGACCGCGCTgtaagcggtccggcgtattcatgaggggacaggGACTGTCGTATGAAGCTCTGtagtcaccaccggcctatggagtgggaggggcggtcccggggagtttctattgtacagtgcggcagtgtctgctagcgttatcagaggtttccgataacactagcgGTGTAAAACTGCTGCTTCTGttgtagcattaggagctgcttacttcagttAGCAGCTTCTActgccgtttttacaggtgattggtcctctttaaaggaattttccagcttaccgtatatactcgcgtCTAAGccgctgaaaaacctcacctcggcttatacacgagtcaataaaaacttgcctgatgctcggcgcggctcttcttctgtcttctctctgctgtattagctgTCAGACATGCGTCCATACGATCTgccagcgcacactatgataTAGCCGTTTCGCCAccgatgatgtcatagtgtgcgcgTCTCTGCCGGTTGTtccagcaaagagaagaaagaagaggagccacagggacCGGAGCATCGGGGAGGTGCACCAGGCAACGGGACTGCCCAAAGGtgagtatgtttgtttttttatgtgcttggcaaactgcgggttggctgtatactacatggggctggctgtatacctttAGGGCCGGctttatgctacagggggctggctggctgtatactacatggggctggctgtatactacagggggctggctgtatactacagggggctggctggctgtatactacaggggggctggcaggctgtatattacagggggctggctgactgtatactacagggggctggctgtatactacaggggggctggctgtatactacaggggggctggctgtatactacagggggctggcaggctgtatgctactgggggctggcaggctgtatgctactgggggctggctatatactacggggcgctggctatgtactactgggggctggaaagctatatactactgggagcaggctggctacatactactgggggctggctggctatatactactggggtctgcttatactcgagtatatatgaaaCTGCCTTTATACAGGTTTGTCTTAACTTTTAGGGGGTTAATCTTTCCCACTAAAGGATAAAGATCCTTCTTTTCCCTATGGAGAAGTGAACGGAGACTTTCACTTCACTTTTCTTACTATAACTGGGTGTTCATGACCATATCAGACATTAATACTCTATCCTGGGAGATTTGGGCCCTttaacaattcccccccccccccccatttttttcaCACCAGCATAAGTATTGCTTTTATTGTCACAAACACAAACTGAATGACATACAAAATCAATAAGAAACATACCCTGAGCACCTCTGTAATATGTGGAAGCAATGCATTTAAACCTCTCTTGTCCAGCTGTGTCccatctagtaaaaaaaaaagtactttttttttaaattatgtagTATATGCCAATAAAAAGGTGACTATTTATAATAACATCAGATTCTTTTCCctggaaaataattatttttgcagCAGGACAGTGATAGTGAACTTTTAATCCAGGTTTGAAGCTCCTGCAAGTGCTCTCGCCAGGTATTTTAtcaaagagctttctgctctttgaaATTAAagcacatctatcaccaggatgaaggattgtaaaccaagcacactgacatactccctcaggcaggatctgctcttcttttagcttcgtatgtcccttttttttttttttttttttttttacaaatgtatcataaaaaattgtcaaaaaactGTTTTCATTACTTATCCCCCTGCGTGGGGTACACCTTGCACCTTGATCTATTGTAAGGCATTTTCCAATGTTTTTCAAACAATAAAACCTTGTTGaaattaaaatgatgcaaatgagcatgaggggctacaggcttcataggtgttaacccctaggcgcacctggacgttatagtacgtccccggggctagatacttagcgcacggggacgttctataacgtcctgcttctggcaccggctcacgaacggagccggtaccagaagcagcggctgtcagctgtctagtacagctgacagcctgcgctaacacccgcgatcggagccggctccgatcgcgggtgttaaccccttacacgccgcggtcaaacatgaccgcggcgtgtaacggtgttagcgctgtggatcggatcccccgtgccgcttaccgggggatccgatcctcttccgggcagctccgaggactggcatgtgccccggagctgcccggtctccatggcagccagaccccttccgggtctggctgtaaactgtctgagcatgcgcaagcttgctcagacagtttacactgctctacaataaaatagtattgtagagcagtgtattgaacttaaaccagtgatcagagcatcactggtttaagttcaagtatgtataagtaaaaatatgcaaaaacacttaacactacacattataataaataaaaaattaatacataaaaatataagcccctaaaatgtcactttcccataaaaaaacttaataaagtataaaaaacataaaaacacaaaaaaaacccgcatatttggtattgccgcgtccgtaacaatctgcataataaaacagaatcgttactggacccgcacggtaaacgccggaggaaaaaaacgcaaaaaacattccgaaaaaagataatttttaattaataccctataaaaaatgctctaaaaagtgatttaaaaaatgttatgcactccaaaataagcccactaaaaagaacaactgttctcgcaaaaaataagcccctaacaagatttatctgccaaaaaataaaaaagttatgcatataaaaagatggtgatgctaaaatgaataagattttctccaaattagtttttattcagtacaattgaataaaatacacaaaacccccacatatttggtatccctgcgtccgtaacaatctgtataataaaacagaatcgttatt includes:
- the RAB34 gene encoding ras-related protein Rab-34 isoform X2, with the protein product MMSVLPPVRRDRIVAELPQCFKKEACLHTRDSFHPKVISACKQQRTGTVGFKISKVIVVGDLSVGKTCMINRFCKDVFDKNYKATIGVDFEMERFEILGVPFSLQLWDTAGQERFKCIASTYYRGAQAIVITFDLNDISSLEHTKQWLQDALKENDPSSVLLFLVGSKKDLISPSQYALMERDALKVAKEMQAEYWSMSSLTGENVKEFFFRVASLTFESSVLAELEKTNARRIGDVVRINSNDSNLYQSTKKNKSKCCQ
- the RAB34 gene encoding ras-related protein Rab-34 isoform X1 — its product is MMSVLPPVRRDRIVAELPQCFKKEACLHTRDSFHPKVISACKQQRTGTVGRFKISKVIVVGDLSVGKTCMINRFCKDVFDKNYKATIGVDFEMERFEILGVPFSLQLWDTAGQERFKCIASTYYRGAQAIVITFDLNDISSLEHTKQWLQDALKENDPSSVLLFLVGSKKDLISPSQYALMERDALKVAKEMQAEYWSMSSLTGENVKEFFFRVASLTFESSVLAELEKTNARRIGDVVRINSNDSNLYQSTKKNKSKCCQ